A window of Macrotis lagotis isolate mMagLag1 chromosome 1, bilby.v1.9.chrom.fasta, whole genome shotgun sequence genomic DNA:
ggtgagaggagagaggagagaggagagaggcagagacagaacaGCCTCTACAAcggaaaagagaaagatgaccTAGTCAGATCTCTGCACCGGGAGCCTTACCTTAACAGTTATGTGACAGTTACCATCAGGAAACCTGTAGGATCTGCCTAGCAACGCACAGTGCCTGGGGATCCAGGAGCCGCCTCACCACACCGAGAGGTCGATTTAGCATGTTACTGACTGTCGGTTGGTACCTTTGGACCAAACAGCTCCTGAAATTGGGCTGAGAGCATTCGGCATCTGCACTAGTTGCCTGAGTCCCCACATGGAGAAGACCCAAGGGCATTGGCTAATGAGTGTGCTTAAGAGCAAAGAAGAGGGTCCTTAACACAGAATGATAATGGTTCATGCAAGTGAGCCTCTTAACAGTCTACAAAGCGCTTTCCTTGTGGTCCAGGAAGTGCTGTTTCATTTGTATCTAGAGAAACAGATTGTCTAGCCCAAGGCTGCACAGTTAACCCCAAAGGCTAGCCCGGGGACTGGGTGTGCTGTGGTGGCTTTGGACTCTGAAGACCCGGGTTCCAATCTCATCAGACCACCTCCTACCTTATAACCTCGGGCTTGTACATCACTTGACCCTCTAGGGAGAAACCTGTTTCGTCATCTTTAAAAGAGGCGCCGTTGGCCTAGTTTGACCTCTGGGTGCTCTTCAGGCGCGAGCTCGCCTGACCCTACCTTTTCACTCCATTTATTTTCCAAGGAACGatcatatttttttcccctcctgccTTCTTCATCCATGGGGAAAAGGAACAACAGAACAGCACAGTCCTAACACGAGACAGTGTAGCCATCCCTTCAAAGTCACTGCCCTCCGCGGGCTGCCTAAGTCTGGGACTGCAAGGGGACCTTCGTGGTGAGGCATTTTTAGTGCTACAGAAAGGGCACACGGGAGTCAGCAAGTGAAGCGAGGTGTCCACATAGCCTAGGTGACCGGCGTTCTTAGGGGAATTCCAGACGCGTCATATCTGTCTGGCTGTGTAGATGCTGCTGGATTAGACAGATTCTCTATCTAGATAGAGACAGGAATCAGCTACCCAGATGTTGCTGGAATAAATGTATCGAGAGATGGCTGGGGAGCTAGAAATCCGCATTAGCCAGCGATAGCTGTAGCTACAGCCATCTAGACGGAactagagatacagagacagCTAGCTATGAATACATGTACAGACAGCgatggagatggagagggagagggaagccTATGTCCATGGCAGCGGCTATCCACGCCCcctgcccccattttacagatgagaaaactgaaacagagagacaaaaaccGGTGACCGTTGTGGTCCAGGCCCGCAGCAGAAGCCAAGTGCAGGCAGGCCTTGGGCTCCCGTGGCacacttctcccctcccctcctccctctagCCGAGGGGCAGAGCCGGGGTCTCCCCCCACTGGGCCCGCGGGGCGGGAGGGCCGGGAGACCGCGCAGGCCGGTGTGTTCACGCTCTTGTCTCCCTGTCGGTGCTGTGTCGTTTGCTTGCAGGGCCGGGCCCGGCCGGGGAGCGGGCCGCGgaggccggcggcggcggcggcggcggctcgggCTGGCCCGGAGGCCCCTGCGCCGAGCGCTCCGAGGCGCGGCCGCGGCGGAAGCCCCGCGTGCTCTTCTCGCAGGCGCAGGTGTTCGAGCTGGAGCGCCGCTTCCGACAGCAGAGGTACCTGTCGGCGCCGGAGCGCGAGCACCTGGCCCGCGCGCTGCAGCTCACCTCCACGCAGGTGAAGATCTGGTTCCAGAACCGCCGCTACAAGTGCAAGCGCCAGCGGCAGGACGCGTCCCTGGAGCTGGCGGGCCAGCCGCCGCCGCCCCGCAGGGTGGCGGTGCCGGTGCTGGTCCGCGACGGCCGGCCCTGCGTCCGAGCCGGCGGCCAGCCCTACGGCGCGCCGCCCTTCGCCCCCTACCCCTGCTACGGCGCCCCCTACGGCACCGTGCCCCCCGCCGGCTACCCAGCCGCGGGCCCCCGCGCCGCCCTCGGCTTGGGGGTGGCGGATCCGTCGGCCCCGAGCCCCCAAGGGCACCTGCAAGCCTCCCTGCAGGGCGTCAGGGCCTGGTGAGACCAGCGAGCCGACTGGACGGCCGAGAGGGGGCGTCGGAACCCGGGGCGATCGCCCCCCGCTGGGTGTGTCCTCTTTCGCCTCCCGACGGGGCGTAGAAACTGGCGAAAGGGATCCCCGTTATTCCCGCTGCCCAAGAGCTTCTGTCCATTCCAGTCTGcggttccttttcctttctcgGCTGCCCGGTCAGATAGCGAGCTCCCGagattttgcttttgattttaagaTAGAAGACACCTCAGAGACCTTCCACTTCGGGCCTCCCTGGCAGGTGAGAGAAAAGGGAAGCCTAGAGGAGCAAAGCGACTTATCCCAAGTCCCTTGGCGGAGACCAGACTAGACTGCGAATTCCTCTTAATTCAGGGAAAGCCCAAagcattcaatcattcattcattccattccttcattcattgAATTCATTCCACTAGAATTCGTTAAGGCCCTAGCCCGTGCAATGTGCCCCCTTTCTCCCCTTGCCCCCGAGTTGCCCACCTCCCAAGCCAATGATAGCCATTCTCCCGAGGGGTAGCTCCTCATTTCCCACATCCTTTGCAGAAGTAAGGCTGTTTGGTCTCGAAGGCCATGGAAAGAAGGATTTGGGCTGAGCCAGGGAACCCGAATTTGCTCTGCTGCTTCTTCTTCGGGGGACCTTGGACTCTCACTTTCAGGAGCCCTTCCTCAAATAGAAGACATCGGTCTagaatgatctctaaagttcctttggGACCTAGACCAATGGTTCTAGGTATTACTTCCCACCtgataacccccccccccccactgccagAGCTTTAGTCTGCATCGAATCCATCTGCTAAAATCAATTGCTGATggttcacagattttttttttaagagagtgCTTGGGCTTACACAAGGTTTTATTGACCCTGACAACGGTCTGGTGGTGGCAGAGGCAGCAGAGGGGGCTGCGGAGGTGGGGTGTGAGGGGGCAATTCAAAGGTGAAGGGATTGGTCCctggtcacacagccagtagctGACAGAGGTAAAACGTGAATCCAAATCTTTCTTGACTCCCAGTCCAAAACTTTTCCCATTGCGCCTTGCTGGTCCTCTTTGGGACCAAGAAAAACGTGGAATAGTTTCTTGGAAGAGTGtcagaggaaaggggagaagatgTCGAGGGGCAGCAGGAAGGGGACGCGCAGCATCCCCGAGAACCACTACCTCCACGAGAGGGAGTTTCATCATTGACAGCCCACCCCATTTTATTTCCATCATCCCAATGTCATATGCCTAGGAAATAAGACTCTTCTCTTTCGTTCTTGAGCTATTACTGGTCcctgttttattattttcccttaagTTGCAGGAGGGAGTaagtttttttaagtaaaattgaTGCATAATTTTGTGTGGAAACCATTCAAAGCTTTCACCTTCCTCTTAAACGAGCATTTATAAACAAGAATTTCAAAGAGAGGGAGGGCTGCAATTTCAAAATGCAAAGCCAGAAATTTTCAGCCCTCAGATGCAGCATCTGAAGGCAAAAGCAAAGATAATCCAGCCTCTGAGCCATTTTTATCTAATCCTTTCTCTTCAACTTTATCCCAAAGGTTTCTTTCAGTCTAGAGAAAAGATTCTAATTTCTGACTAAGAAACAGGAGGTGAAGTAAAATGTGTCATCTGGTGACTGGTAAATAAACACAGACATCCTGGCATGGTTATGATTCCCCAGAAAATGCCCTAAGATGAAGATGTTTAGACTGAAAGAGATGAAatcaaatgtaaatatatatatttttattaagatcCAGGACTCGTTTGGGAAACGTTCTTTTGGTAAACTTGTGGTAAGAAAAATCCAGTCCTGATGTTTTCTCCCATTTGATTTTGAACCAATAAAAGTCTTCAGTGTTTAATTCCTGGGCCATTCACTTCTCTAAAGTGAAAATTGAATGTTTCGTTGTTTGCCAATGTTATCGCCAGTCTGTCTCTTTGGATTCCAGGAGAACAAAGGGTATTTGGCTCTAGGTCACTTAACTGAAATGGGAAGGATGTGTGGTTTTCTTTCTGTGGGAAGCTAACTCCATCAATGCTAATAGCAACAGACAGATGGAGCTATAATTTGAGTTAGAAATCACCTTCTGTCAGAAGGAGAAAACAAGGAatctgagctcagatcttcctgatggcAAGTAGGAAAGTAGTTTGTATATCTGAATATCAGAGAGTTCAAAGAGAAAGGCAGAACATGCAGCATTTTCCCTACCTTAATTTGCCACTTCCCTACCTTATCCCGCTGACTTCTCTCTCCATTCTCAGAGAACTACATTGTGTGCTgatatttgctcatttttaaaaatgctacagtgaatttttattaaaattcatcTTGTAATGGAATCAAACTTATTGTTAACTCTAAAAGGAGAGCtgaataaatggttgttgactgTTTAAAATGAAATCCACATTGGAATCCAATTAAAATATTCCTAGTGAGAAGCCCTTggtttcatttgttatttttgttagttAGAGAGGGGTAGCTTcttgtagtagataaagcattgcccctgaactcaggaggacctTTCTTAGACCCTcaatgactgtgtgaccctggctaagttaACCTCTCAGGGTTTCTGTCTTGTCTGAGGATGTAAGTTATGTCAGTGATCTGTATGTGTGGATGAACTTTCACCATTGGGAATAATTCCCTAAGCAGATGGATTCAgcagtctgggggggggggggatgatttaaaaaaaagaccaccCTAGATGGGGCaggggatggagcactggccctggaatcaggaggaccctagttcaaatctggccttggacacataataattacttagctgtgtgatcttggacaagtcacttgacaccattgccttgcaaaaagtctaCCTTGAGCAAAGATCCAAATTCTGCTCCTCTGTCTGCAGAGTTTTGATccccttttgttgttgttcaactATGTTGGACTTTTCAAgcccccatttgaggttttcttggcaaaataccaGAGTgcttggccatttccttctccaggtcactttacagatgaggcaaacagaactaagtgacttgctcacggtcatacaactagtaaatatctggggATGAAGTCTATAGGATTCCAAAGTCCAAAGTTCTAGGGACCTTAGAAAGATCCCTTCCCTCTCTGAACCTCCGTTTCCCTTACATCTCTTCCATTCATAATGCTTGTAATCAAATCAGGCTTCCTGGTATTCTTTGGAGACCCTCAGCCCTTAGAGTAGCAGGTCTTCCttgggaaaaaaatggcaaaggcAGTTGCTTTCCTTGGACAGACATGATTCTTCCCAagttaattccattttttttattcaaaattgcCCAAAGAATCATTTTTCCCCACAGAAAACCAGAAACAGGTCAGTTCCAATGGATGAATTAAAAGATCAAACAAAGGATCACGGAGTTGTTATTAAGGGTTAGACAGAGTGCTAGGTGAGAAAAACATAAGACAAAATCACTACTGTCAAAAAGCTGACAGAAGGGATTCCAACTATAAAGATGAGGACATGGAAGTCCAGGAAGCTTGTGGGGGATGCTAAATTCCTATAGATGGTTAGGATTCATAGGATTAGAGATTTCAGtctcctaaaaaaaaacaaaaacctagatTTGTGTACCTAGGTATTGTTATGGAACTAAAGTTTTGGCCTAGAAGGTCTTTCACATAGTTTCTGAGGTCAGAGGAAAGAATACAATATTTAACCAAATAATCAGATCTCTAGTTAAATATAGTATTTTCACAGTAATCTGCCACTAAGTTCAACTGACTGGAATTTTCTTGCTTGGTAGTaatactttttgttttaatttttaattctaaacTTCAGAAACAATTATATAGTAGAACAGAAAAATGGGGTTGCATATGAAATTGGGAGTCTATattaagttttaaatatatagaacAACATAACACTTTtctacattaaatttaatttttcaattaatgtttccattctttgccaccttTCTCctcatgtaaaaaataaaagaatatatttgttACAGATATGCATAGTCATGCTGAACAAATTCCCACCTTGGCTGTTAtcaaaaattctatttcattccaacatataacttttttattaatttttccaactatttgctttttattatttgtttccaAATACatccaaagatagttttcaggATTCAttctttggtaagattttgaattccacatttttatcCCTCCCTTTGACAGCAAGGAATCTGATATGCATTATACATGTatgactatattaaatatatttccatattagtcatgttgtaaaagaagaatcagaacaaaagggaatgtgagaggagaaaaaaacaaaaaaatttttttttaatttcaaatggtttttgcaaggcaatggtgtcaagtgacttgtcccaggtcacaccactaggtaattatttagtgtccgagtcaggtcctcctgattccagggccagtgctccatcccctgtgacacctagctgccccatctagggtggtctttttttttatctgcatagttctttctctggatgtggatagtattctccatcacaagtcctttagaattatctttgatcattgttgCACTGAGAAGAGCTAAAATCTATAATAGTTTTTCATCACACTAGCAACATGTAACTTTTCAAAGTTGCCACATTTCTccctttgtttttcattctttgttataaaggagaTCTTTGCATTAGAAATAAtacatttacagatgagggaaacagaactaagtgacttgctcaggatcatacagctagtaaattttgGGGGCTGAATTATGAACTCATGAAGTCTATAGGACCTTTAAAAGTccataggaaagagaaaagtgacAGATGTTGGAAGGGTGGTGGGTCAATAGGCACATCAATGGGTGGTTCTTGCatctgtgaattgatccaatccttctggaaaacattttggaattattttaaaagtcattaaagTATCCACATTCTTTGGCCCAGAGATACTAGACCTTTACTCCAAATTGATCAAagatagggaaaaaaaccatgtATTAGAGTTTTATTAATAGCAATTTTTTTGTGGTAACCAAAACCTGGAAGTAAAGCAAGTACCCaactctttgttttgttttgtttttttagttggGAGATAagtgtaatagaatattattgcactAGAAGGAATAAACCTGAATTCAGAGGAAACTGGAAAAATTTGAATGGACTTTAGCAGAGTGAAGTGAACTGAATcaggaaatacacacacatacacatatatgaatgatGGAAACAACTTCGAAAGGCATCACATCTTTGACCAACATCACGGATGATGGGCAATAAAGAATGCCTCTTGTCTCAGCACCTCCAGGTGCTGAATGAAGCCAATGTGATCAGATATAGTCAGGACATTCCTTTGCTTTGCTTACCTATATTTCTTTGTGAGAAAGAAGGGATCTTTTGGGTGGTTGAGTAAGTAGAATCATTTAGAAGTAAcagagatgtttaaaaaaatcccatccatttttaaataaattaaaatattaatcattTAGCTCATGGAAAATAGGCCAAACTCTGCAATGACAAGATTTGCCTTCTCTAAATTTCCATTAGGGAAGTGCCTTGCTCATCTGAAAAGGTTAACCATCTAAGGAATGCCTAGGAGACCTTCCCAAGTTCCAGTGTGACCTGATCCATTTTTGTTCAAAAGGAatcagaggaaagggagggaatgtGAGGGGGAGGAAGAGCAGAGGAGAGAAAAACTCTTCTCCCACTTCCCTGACAGaccttctgtctgtctctctattaGGATTAATTTAAAAGGCTGTTCCTCTTgaagcacagccccccccccccagtcccccTGTCAACTTTCcatccctgtaatctccttcccACTGAAATCTGCTTCTTTTGTGTGGGGCATCCCTTCCCGACAACTTCTTATCCTTGTAAGAGGTTTCAGTAAGCAGGCTGTCCGGAGGTAATCAGTCTTTTATCTCTGGGACCCCACTCAGACCCATCACTCTAGCCACCTCTTAATGTTCACAACCTCCCCAGATGGGAAGTAATTGAcctctaaagaaaacaaaaaagctcTCAGGGAGATAGCCTCAGTCCTTTCCTGACAGTCCTGGGCCTGGGGGGCTCACCTAGGGCAGGTGGATAAGTCAATAAAAACTCAGACTTCCTGACTCCCTTTggcctcctctcccctttccctccctccctccttccctctttccaggATCCCATTGAACCCATACTTTCGATCACATGGAGTTCACATCTCAGGTCTGTCAGAATACTCAGAGTATATCTACCTATATATAGGTGtctaaaaacattatttatattcttattacATTCTTATGGTCAATGGAGTCAGATATAATTGTGTATTAGTCactgatttttattattacaaaacaTTTATTTCACATTGTTGATTGGAGTTCAGGTAAAATatgctgctttttaaaaaaaatagactcttaaccctccatgactccatttgggggttttttggcaaagattttagagtggttttccatttccttctccagttcattttacaaatgaggaaactgaagcaaacacggtgaagtaacttgcccagggtcacatagctcataagtgtcttgaggctggattcaaactctttttttagggtttttttacaaggtaatgaggttaagtggcttgcccaaggccacacagctaggtgattattaagtatatgaggctggatttgaactcaggtcctcctaac
This region includes:
- the NKX2-6 gene encoding homeobox protein Nkx-2.6: MLSSPITSTPFSVRDILRQDQDQRCPPSNWAVFLGPNGRRTQEAQLSPGTQPSHPSPGAAASSHQSRAVGGCWPRSADEEELQTVCATVLEATTESSGMTRPGPAGERAAEAGGGGGGGSGWPGGPCAERSEARPRRKPRVLFSQAQVFELERRFRQQRYLSAPEREHLARALQLTSTQVKIWFQNRRYKCKRQRQDASLELAGQPPPPRRVAVPVLVRDGRPCVRAGGQPYGAPPFAPYPCYGAPYGTVPPAGYPAAGPRAALGLGVADPSAPSPQGHLQASLQGVRAW